A genome region from Macaca nemestrina isolate mMacNem1 chromosome 20, mMacNem.hap1, whole genome shotgun sequence includes the following:
- the LOC105484933 gene encoding hydroxysteroid 11-beta-dehydrogenase 1-like protein isoform X1, protein MERAEKGGGRGSRCGGSWSHRGGLDRWWLWRGGRGSKAVASPNTHQTRWLWARPVPATSVPCPSAGPQRTMKVLLLTGLGALFFAYYWDDNFDPASLQGARVLLTGASAGVGEELAYHYARLGSHLVLTARTEALLQKVVGNCRKLGAPKVFYIAADMASPEAPESVVQFALDKLGGLDYLVLNHIGGVPAGTRARTPQATRWLMQVNFLSYVQLTSRALPSLTDSKGSLVVVSSLLGACTWPRPCGTGSGELDAAAKFALDSFFGSLRRELDVQDVNVAITMCVLGLRDRASAAEAVRGVTRVKAAPGPKAALAVIRGGATRAAGVFYPWRFHLLCLLRRWLPRPRAWFIRQDLNVTVAAAA, encoded by the exons ATGGAGAGGGCTGAgaagggtggagggagagggagcaggtgcggtggttcatggaGCCACCGTGGTGGCCTGGACAGGTGGTGGCTGTGGAGAGGAGGGCGTGGATCCAAGGCGGTGGCATCACCAAACACCCACCAAACGCGGTGGCTGTGGGCCAGGCCTGTGCCGGCCACCTCTGTCCCCTGTCCCTCTGCAGGCCCACAGAGGACCATGAAGGTGCTTCTCCTCACAGGGCTGGGGGCCCTGTTCTTCGCCTATTATTGGGATGACAACTTCGACCCAG CCAGCCTCCAGGGAGCGCGAGTACTGCTGACAGGGGCCAGCGCTGGTGTCGGTGAGGAGCTGGCCTATCACTACGCACGTCTGGGCTCCCACCTGGTGCTCACTGCCCGCACTGAGGCCCTCCTGCAGAAG GTGGTAGGGAACTGCCGGAAGCTGGGCGCCCCCAAGGTCTTCTACATCGCTGCGGacatggcctcccctgaggcgcCCGAGAGTGTGGTGCAGTTTGCGCTGGACAAGCTGG GAGGGCTGGACTATCTCGTGCTGAACCACATCGGCGGCGTCCCGGCCGGCACGCGAGCCCGCACCCCCCAGGCGACGCGCTGGCTCATGCAG GTAAACTTTCTGAGCTACGTGCAACTGACGTCGCGGGCGCTGCCCAGCCTGACGGACAGCAAGGGCTCCCTGGTGGTGGTGTCCTCGCTGCTCGGTGCGTGCACTTGGCCCCGGCCCTGCGGGACGGGGAGTGGGGAGCTCGATGCGG CGGCCAAGTTCGCGCTGGACAGCTTCTTCGGCTCCCTGCGGCGGGAACTGGACGTGCAGGACGTGAACGTGGCAATCACCATGTGTGTCCTGGGCCTCCGAGATCGCGCCTCCGCCGCTGAGGCAGTCAG GGGAGTCACGAGGGTCAAGGCGGCCCCGGGGCCCAAGGCAGCCCTGGCCGTGATCCGCGGCGGCGCCACGCGCGCAGCTGGCGTCTTCTACCCGTGGCGTTTCCACCTGCTGTGCTTGCTCCGGCGCTGGCTGCCGCGCCCGCGGGCCTGGTTTATCCGCCAGGATCTCAACGTCACGGTCGCTGCTGCAGCCTGA
- the LOC105484933 gene encoding hydroxysteroid 11-beta-dehydrogenase 1-like protein isoform X3, whose protein sequence is MERAEKGGGRGSRCGGSWSHRGGLDRWWLWRGGRGSKAVASPNTHQTRWLWARPVPATSVPCPSAGPQRTMKVLLLTGLGALFFAYYWDDNFDPASLQGARVLLTGASAGVGEELAYHYARLGSHLVLTARTEALLQKVVGNCRKLGAPKVFYIAADMASPEAPESVVQFALDKLGGLDYLVLNHIGGVPAGTRARTPQATRWLMQVNFLSYVQLTSRALPSLTDSKGSLVVVSSLLAAKFALDSFFGSLRRELDVQDVNVAITMCVLGLRDRASAAEAVRGVTRVKAAPGPKAALAVIRGGATRAAGVFYPWRFHLLCLLRRWLPRPRAWFIRQDLNVTVAAAA, encoded by the exons ATGGAGAGGGCTGAgaagggtggagggagagggagcaggtgcggtggttcatggaGCCACCGTGGTGGCCTGGACAGGTGGTGGCTGTGGAGAGGAGGGCGTGGATCCAAGGCGGTGGCATCACCAAACACCCACCAAACGCGGTGGCTGTGGGCCAGGCCTGTGCCGGCCACCTCTGTCCCCTGTCCCTCTGCAGGCCCACAGAGGACCATGAAGGTGCTTCTCCTCACAGGGCTGGGGGCCCTGTTCTTCGCCTATTATTGGGATGACAACTTCGACCCAG CCAGCCTCCAGGGAGCGCGAGTACTGCTGACAGGGGCCAGCGCTGGTGTCGGTGAGGAGCTGGCCTATCACTACGCACGTCTGGGCTCCCACCTGGTGCTCACTGCCCGCACTGAGGCCCTCCTGCAGAAG GTGGTAGGGAACTGCCGGAAGCTGGGCGCCCCCAAGGTCTTCTACATCGCTGCGGacatggcctcccctgaggcgcCCGAGAGTGTGGTGCAGTTTGCGCTGGACAAGCTGG GAGGGCTGGACTATCTCGTGCTGAACCACATCGGCGGCGTCCCGGCCGGCACGCGAGCCCGCACCCCCCAGGCGACGCGCTGGCTCATGCAG GTAAACTTTCTGAGCTACGTGCAACTGACGTCGCGGGCGCTGCCCAGCCTGACGGACAGCAAGGGCTCCCTGGTGGTGGTGTCCTCGCTGCTCG CGGCCAAGTTCGCGCTGGACAGCTTCTTCGGCTCCCTGCGGCGGGAACTGGACGTGCAGGACGTGAACGTGGCAATCACCATGTGTGTCCTGGGCCTCCGAGATCGCGCCTCCGCCGCTGAGGCAGTCAG GGGAGTCACGAGGGTCAAGGCGGCCCCGGGGCCCAAGGCAGCCCTGGCCGTGATCCGCGGCGGCGCCACGCGCGCAGCTGGCGTCTTCTACCCGTGGCGTTTCCACCTGCTGTGCTTGCTCCGGCGCTGGCTGCCGCGCCCGCGGGCCTGGTTTATCCGCCAGGATCTCAACGTCACGGTCGCTGCTGCAGCCTGA
- the LOC105484933 gene encoding hydroxysteroid 11-beta-dehydrogenase 1-like protein isoform X4: MERAEKGGGRGSRCGGSWSHRGGLDRWWLWRGGRGSKAVASPNTHQTRWLWARPVPATSVPCPSAGPQRTMKVLLLTGLGALFFAYYWDDNFDPASLQGARVLLTGASAGVGEELAYHYARLGSHLVLTARTEALLQKVVGNCRKLGAPKVFYIAADMASPEAPESVVQFALDKLGGLDYLVLNHIGGVPAGTRARTPQATRWLMQVNFLSYVQLTSRALPSLTDSKGSLVVVSSLLGACTWPRPCGTGSGELDAAAKFALDSFFGSLRRELDVQDVNVAITMCVLGLRDRASAAEAVRDGVSPC, from the exons ATGGAGAGGGCTGAgaagggtggagggagagggagcaggtgcggtggttcatggaGCCACCGTGGTGGCCTGGACAGGTGGTGGCTGTGGAGAGGAGGGCGTGGATCCAAGGCGGTGGCATCACCAAACACCCACCAAACGCGGTGGCTGTGGGCCAGGCCTGTGCCGGCCACCTCTGTCCCCTGTCCCTCTGCAGGCCCACAGAGGACCATGAAGGTGCTTCTCCTCACAGGGCTGGGGGCCCTGTTCTTCGCCTATTATTGGGATGACAACTTCGACCCAG CCAGCCTCCAGGGAGCGCGAGTACTGCTGACAGGGGCCAGCGCTGGTGTCGGTGAGGAGCTGGCCTATCACTACGCACGTCTGGGCTCCCACCTGGTGCTCACTGCCCGCACTGAGGCCCTCCTGCAGAAG GTGGTAGGGAACTGCCGGAAGCTGGGCGCCCCCAAGGTCTTCTACATCGCTGCGGacatggcctcccctgaggcgcCCGAGAGTGTGGTGCAGTTTGCGCTGGACAAGCTGG GAGGGCTGGACTATCTCGTGCTGAACCACATCGGCGGCGTCCCGGCCGGCACGCGAGCCCGCACCCCCCAGGCGACGCGCTGGCTCATGCAG GTAAACTTTCTGAGCTACGTGCAACTGACGTCGCGGGCGCTGCCCAGCCTGACGGACAGCAAGGGCTCCCTGGTGGTGGTGTCCTCGCTGCTCGGTGCGTGCACTTGGCCCCGGCCCTGCGGGACGGGGAGTGGGGAGCTCGATGCGG CGGCCAAGTTCGCGCTGGACAGCTTCTTCGGCTCCCTGCGGCGGGAACTGGACGTGCAGGACGTGAACGTGGCAATCACCATGTGTGTCCTGGGCCTCCGAGATCGCGCCTCCGCCGCTGAGGCAGTCAG agacggggtttcaccgtgttag
- the LOC105484933 gene encoding hydroxysteroid 11-beta-dehydrogenase 1-like protein isoform X2, whose translation MERAEKGGGRGSRCGGSWSHRGGLDRWWLWRGGRGSKAVASPNTHQTRWLWARPVPATSVPCPSAGPQRTMKVLLLTGLGALFFAYYWDDNFDPASLQGARVLLTGASAGVGEELAYHYARLGSHLVLTARTEALLQKVVGNCRKLGAPKVFYIAADMASPEAPESVVQFALDKLGGLDYLVLNHIGGVPAGTRARTPQATRWLMQVNFLSYVQLTSRALPSLTDSKGSLVVVSSLLGRVPTSFSTPYSAAKFALDSFFGSLRRELDVQDVNVAITMCVLGLRDRASAAEAVRGVTRVKAAPGPKAALAVIRGGATRAAGVFYPWRFHLLCLLRRWLPRPRAWFIRQDLNVTVAAAA comes from the exons ATGGAGAGGGCTGAgaagggtggagggagagggagcaggtgcggtggttcatggaGCCACCGTGGTGGCCTGGACAGGTGGTGGCTGTGGAGAGGAGGGCGTGGATCCAAGGCGGTGGCATCACCAAACACCCACCAAACGCGGTGGCTGTGGGCCAGGCCTGTGCCGGCCACCTCTGTCCCCTGTCCCTCTGCAGGCCCACAGAGGACCATGAAGGTGCTTCTCCTCACAGGGCTGGGGGCCCTGTTCTTCGCCTATTATTGGGATGACAACTTCGACCCAG CCAGCCTCCAGGGAGCGCGAGTACTGCTGACAGGGGCCAGCGCTGGTGTCGGTGAGGAGCTGGCCTATCACTACGCACGTCTGGGCTCCCACCTGGTGCTCACTGCCCGCACTGAGGCCCTCCTGCAGAAG GTGGTAGGGAACTGCCGGAAGCTGGGCGCCCCCAAGGTCTTCTACATCGCTGCGGacatggcctcccctgaggcgcCCGAGAGTGTGGTGCAGTTTGCGCTGGACAAGCTGG GAGGGCTGGACTATCTCGTGCTGAACCACATCGGCGGCGTCCCGGCCGGCACGCGAGCCCGCACCCCCCAGGCGACGCGCTGGCTCATGCAG GTAAACTTTCTGAGCTACGTGCAACTGACGTCGCGGGCGCTGCCCAGCCTGACGGACAGCAAGGGCTCCCTGGTGGTGGTGTCCTCGCTGCTCG GCCGCGTGCCCACGTCGTTCTCCACTCCCTACTCAGCGGCCAAGTTCGCGCTGGACAGCTTCTTCGGCTCCCTGCGGCGGGAACTGGACGTGCAGGACGTGAACGTGGCAATCACCATGTGTGTCCTGGGCCTCCGAGATCGCGCCTCCGCCGCTGAGGCAGTCAG GGGAGTCACGAGGGTCAAGGCGGCCCCGGGGCCCAAGGCAGCCCTGGCCGTGATCCGCGGCGGCGCCACGCGCGCAGCTGGCGTCTTCTACCCGTGGCGTTTCCACCTGCTGTGCTTGCTCCGGCGCTGGCTGCCGCGCCCGCGGGCCTGGTTTATCCGCCAGGATCTCAACGTCACGGTCGCTGCTGCAGCCTGA
- the LOC105484933 gene encoding hydroxysteroid 11-beta-dehydrogenase 1-like protein isoform X7: MERAEKGGGRGSRCGGSWSHRGGLDRWWLWRGGRGSKAVASPNTHQTRWLWARPVPATSVPCPSAGPQRTMKVLLLTGLGALFFAYYWDDNFDPASLQGARVLLTGASAGVGEELAYHYARLGSHLVLTARTEALLQKVVGNCRKLGAPKVFYIAADMASPEAPESVVQFALDKLGGLDYLVLNHIGGVPAGTRARTPQATRWLMQVNFLSYVQLTSRALPSLTDSKGSLVVVSSLLAAKFALDSFFGSLRRELDVQDVNVAITMCVLGLRDRASAAEAVR, encoded by the exons ATGGAGAGGGCTGAgaagggtggagggagagggagcaggtgcggtggttcatggaGCCACCGTGGTGGCCTGGACAGGTGGTGGCTGTGGAGAGGAGGGCGTGGATCCAAGGCGGTGGCATCACCAAACACCCACCAAACGCGGTGGCTGTGGGCCAGGCCTGTGCCGGCCACCTCTGTCCCCTGTCCCTCTGCAGGCCCACAGAGGACCATGAAGGTGCTTCTCCTCACAGGGCTGGGGGCCCTGTTCTTCGCCTATTATTGGGATGACAACTTCGACCCAG CCAGCCTCCAGGGAGCGCGAGTACTGCTGACAGGGGCCAGCGCTGGTGTCGGTGAGGAGCTGGCCTATCACTACGCACGTCTGGGCTCCCACCTGGTGCTCACTGCCCGCACTGAGGCCCTCCTGCAGAAG GTGGTAGGGAACTGCCGGAAGCTGGGCGCCCCCAAGGTCTTCTACATCGCTGCGGacatggcctcccctgaggcgcCCGAGAGTGTGGTGCAGTTTGCGCTGGACAAGCTGG GAGGGCTGGACTATCTCGTGCTGAACCACATCGGCGGCGTCCCGGCCGGCACGCGAGCCCGCACCCCCCAGGCGACGCGCTGGCTCATGCAG GTAAACTTTCTGAGCTACGTGCAACTGACGTCGCGGGCGCTGCCCAGCCTGACGGACAGCAAGGGCTCCCTGGTGGTGGTGTCCTCGCTGCTCG CGGCCAAGTTCGCGCTGGACAGCTTCTTCGGCTCCCTGCGGCGGGAACTGGACGTGCAGGACGTGAACGTGGCAATCACCATGTGTGTCCTGGGCCTCCGAGATCGCGCCTCCGCCGCTGAGGCAGTCAGGTGA
- the LOC105484933 gene encoding hydroxysteroid 11-beta-dehydrogenase 1-like protein isoform X5 — MKVLLLTGLGALFFAYYWDDNFDPASLQGARVLLTGASAGVGEELAYHYARLGSHLVLTARTEALLQKVVGNCRKLGAPKVFYIAADMASPEAPESVVQFALDKLGGLDYLVLNHIGGVPAGTRARTPQATRWLMQVNFLSYVQLTSRALPSLTDSKGSLVVVSSLLGACTWPRPCGTGSGELDAAAKFALDSFFGSLRRELDVQDVNVAITMCVLGLRDRASAAEAVRGVTRVKAAPGPKAALAVIRGGATRAAGVFYPWRFHLLCLLRRWLPRPRAWFIRQDLNVTVAAAA, encoded by the exons ATGAAGGTGCTTCTCCTCACAGGGCTGGGGGCCCTGTTCTTCGCCTATTATTGGGATGACAACTTCGACCCAG CCAGCCTCCAGGGAGCGCGAGTACTGCTGACAGGGGCCAGCGCTGGTGTCGGTGAGGAGCTGGCCTATCACTACGCACGTCTGGGCTCCCACCTGGTGCTCACTGCCCGCACTGAGGCCCTCCTGCAGAAG GTGGTAGGGAACTGCCGGAAGCTGGGCGCCCCCAAGGTCTTCTACATCGCTGCGGacatggcctcccctgaggcgcCCGAGAGTGTGGTGCAGTTTGCGCTGGACAAGCTGG GAGGGCTGGACTATCTCGTGCTGAACCACATCGGCGGCGTCCCGGCCGGCACGCGAGCCCGCACCCCCCAGGCGACGCGCTGGCTCATGCAG GTAAACTTTCTGAGCTACGTGCAACTGACGTCGCGGGCGCTGCCCAGCCTGACGGACAGCAAGGGCTCCCTGGTGGTGGTGTCCTCGCTGCTCGGTGCGTGCACTTGGCCCCGGCCCTGCGGGACGGGGAGTGGGGAGCTCGATGCGG CGGCCAAGTTCGCGCTGGACAGCTTCTTCGGCTCCCTGCGGCGGGAACTGGACGTGCAGGACGTGAACGTGGCAATCACCATGTGTGTCCTGGGCCTCCGAGATCGCGCCTCCGCCGCTGAGGCAGTCAG GGGAGTCACGAGGGTCAAGGCGGCCCCGGGGCCCAAGGCAGCCCTGGCCGTGATCCGCGGCGGCGCCACGCGCGCAGCTGGCGTCTTCTACCCGTGGCGTTTCCACCTGCTGTGCTTGCTCCGGCGCTGGCTGCCGCGCCCGCGGGCCTGGTTTATCCGCCAGGATCTCAACGTCACGGTCGCTGCTGCAGCCTGA
- the LOC105484933 gene encoding hydroxysteroid 11-beta-dehydrogenase 1-like protein isoform X6, producing the protein MKVLLLTGLGALFFAYYWDDNFDPASLQGARVLLTGASAGVGEELAYHYARLGSHLVLTARTEALLQKVVGNCRKLGAPKVFYIAADMASPEAPESVVQFALDKLGGLDYLVLNHIGGVPAGTRARTPQATRWLMQVNFLSYVQLTSRALPSLTDSKGSLVVVSSLLGRVPTSFSTPYSAAKFALDSFFGSLRRELDVQDVNVAITMCVLGLRDRASAAEAVRGVTRVKAAPGPKAALAVIRGGATRAAGVFYPWRFHLLCLLRRWLPRPRAWFIRQDLNVTVAAAA; encoded by the exons ATGAAGGTGCTTCTCCTCACAGGGCTGGGGGCCCTGTTCTTCGCCTATTATTGGGATGACAACTTCGACCCAG CCAGCCTCCAGGGAGCGCGAGTACTGCTGACAGGGGCCAGCGCTGGTGTCGGTGAGGAGCTGGCCTATCACTACGCACGTCTGGGCTCCCACCTGGTGCTCACTGCCCGCACTGAGGCCCTCCTGCAGAAG GTGGTAGGGAACTGCCGGAAGCTGGGCGCCCCCAAGGTCTTCTACATCGCTGCGGacatggcctcccctgaggcgcCCGAGAGTGTGGTGCAGTTTGCGCTGGACAAGCTGG GAGGGCTGGACTATCTCGTGCTGAACCACATCGGCGGCGTCCCGGCCGGCACGCGAGCCCGCACCCCCCAGGCGACGCGCTGGCTCATGCAG GTAAACTTTCTGAGCTACGTGCAACTGACGTCGCGGGCGCTGCCCAGCCTGACGGACAGCAAGGGCTCCCTGGTGGTGGTGTCCTCGCTGCTCG GCCGCGTGCCCACGTCGTTCTCCACTCCCTACTCAGCGGCCAAGTTCGCGCTGGACAGCTTCTTCGGCTCCCTGCGGCGGGAACTGGACGTGCAGGACGTGAACGTGGCAATCACCATGTGTGTCCTGGGCCTCCGAGATCGCGCCTCCGCCGCTGAGGCAGTCAG GGGAGTCACGAGGGTCAAGGCGGCCCCGGGGCCCAAGGCAGCCCTGGCCGTGATCCGCGGCGGCGCCACGCGCGCAGCTGGCGTCTTCTACCCGTGGCGTTTCCACCTGCTGTGCTTGCTCCGGCGCTGGCTGCCGCGCCCGCGGGCCTGGTTTATCCGCCAGGATCTCAACGTCACGGTCGCTGCTGCAGCCTGA
- the LOC105484933 gene encoding hydroxysteroid 11-beta-dehydrogenase 1-like protein isoform X8: MASPEAPESVVQFALDKLGGLDYLVLNHIGGVPAGTRARTPQATRWLMQVNFLSYVQLTSRALPSLTDSKGSLVVVSSLLGRVPTSFSTPYSAAKFALDSFFGSLRRELDVQDVNVAITMCVLGLRDRASAAEAVRGVTRVKAAPGPKAALAVIRGGATRAAGVFYPWRFHLLCLLRRWLPRPRAWFIRQDLNVTVAAAA; encoded by the exons atggcctcccctgaggcgcCCGAGAGTGTGGTGCAGTTTGCGCTGGACAAGCTGG GAGGGCTGGACTATCTCGTGCTGAACCACATCGGCGGCGTCCCGGCCGGCACGCGAGCCCGCACCCCCCAGGCGACGCGCTGGCTCATGCAG GTAAACTTTCTGAGCTACGTGCAACTGACGTCGCGGGCGCTGCCCAGCCTGACGGACAGCAAGGGCTCCCTGGTGGTGGTGTCCTCGCTGCTCG GCCGCGTGCCCACGTCGTTCTCCACTCCCTACTCAGCGGCCAAGTTCGCGCTGGACAGCTTCTTCGGCTCCCTGCGGCGGGAACTGGACGTGCAGGACGTGAACGTGGCAATCACCATGTGTGTCCTGGGCCTCCGAGATCGCGCCTCCGCCGCTGAGGCAGTCAG GGGAGTCACGAGGGTCAAGGCGGCCCCGGGGCCCAAGGCAGCCCTGGCCGTGATCCGCGGCGGCGCCACGCGCGCAGCTGGCGTCTTCTACCCGTGGCGTTTCCACCTGCTGTGCTTGCTCCGGCGCTGGCTGCCGCGCCCGCGGGCCTGGTTTATCCGCCAGGATCTCAACGTCACGGTCGCTGCTGCAGCCTGA
- the LOC105484933 gene encoding hydroxysteroid 11-beta-dehydrogenase 1-like protein isoform X9 produces MQVNFLSYVQLTSRALPSLTDSKGSLVVVSSLLGRVPTSFSTPYSAAKFALDSFFGSLRRELDVQDVNVAITMCVLGLRDRASAAEAVRGVTRVKAAPGPKAALAVIRGGATRAAGVFYPWRFHLLCLLRRWLPRPRAWFIRQDLNVTVAAAA; encoded by the exons ATGCAG GTAAACTTTCTGAGCTACGTGCAACTGACGTCGCGGGCGCTGCCCAGCCTGACGGACAGCAAGGGCTCCCTGGTGGTGGTGTCCTCGCTGCTCG GCCGCGTGCCCACGTCGTTCTCCACTCCCTACTCAGCGGCCAAGTTCGCGCTGGACAGCTTCTTCGGCTCCCTGCGGCGGGAACTGGACGTGCAGGACGTGAACGTGGCAATCACCATGTGTGTCCTGGGCCTCCGAGATCGCGCCTCCGCCGCTGAGGCAGTCAG GGGAGTCACGAGGGTCAAGGCGGCCCCGGGGCCCAAGGCAGCCCTGGCCGTGATCCGCGGCGGCGCCACGCGCGCAGCTGGCGTCTTCTACCCGTGGCGTTTCCACCTGCTGTGCTTGCTCCGGCGCTGGCTGCCGCGCCCGCGGGCCTGGTTTATCCGCCAGGATCTCAACGTCACGGTCGCTGCTGCAGCCTGA
- the LOC105484913 gene encoding large ribosomal subunit protein eL36, which yields MALRYPMAVGLNKGHKVTKNVSKPRHSRRRGRLTKHTKFVRDMIREVCGFAPYERRAMELLKVSKDKRALKFIKKRVGTHIRAKRKREELSNVLAAMRKAAAKKD from the exons ATGGCTCTACGCTACCCTATGGCCGTGGGCCTCAACAAGGGCCACAAGGTGACCAAGAACGTGAGCAAGCCCAGGCACAGCCGCCGCCGCGGG CGTCTGACGAAACACACCAAGTTCGTGCGGGACATGATTCGGGAGGTGTGTGGCTTTGCCCCGTACGAGCGGCGCGCCATGGAGTTACTGAAGGTCTCCAAGGACAAACGGGCCCTCAAGTTTATCAAGAAAAGG GTGGGGACGCACATCCGCGCCAAGAGGAAGCGGGAGGAGCTGAGCAACGTATTGGCCGCTATGAGGAAAGCTGCTGCCAAGAAAGACTGA